CCGCCGACGGCAAGCCCTTCGAGATGACGGCCCTAGATCACGGCAAAGTGTTCGCCCTCTACTTCGGCGCAAGCTGGTGCCCGCCCTGCCGGCACTTCTCCCCGAGCTTCGTCAAGTTCGTCAGCTCCGTCGCCGCGGCCAATCCGAACCTCGTCGTCGTGCTCATGAGCAATGATGAGAAGGACGCGGACATGCTCAAATACATGCAGGACGAAAAGATGCCCTTCCCAGCCGTGACGCTCGCCTCGCTCAACACCTCGCCCGTTCTTCTGACCTATGTCCACGGCGCGATCCCGCAGCTCGCCATCGTCGACCGTGACGGTCGACTCCTCAGCGACTGCTACGACCGCGGACGATACATCAACCCCGAAAAGCCCCTCGCTGCCCTGAGCAAACTGCTCGACACCGGCGCCGCAAAATAACGCCACGTGGGTTTTGCATCACCTTTCCCTGGCAGGGACATGATGCACAAATCGCCTTCATGCGTGCGGCGTTGAGGCGAGGTTTGGCGGTGATGCGGCGGAGGCTCGAGCAATCGCGCATCATGTTCCCTTAAGGGAGTGGTCGCCGAGCCGAGGGCTCGCTTGTGATGTCAGCACGACGCGGGTACGTTTGCATCATGACCGACGCTTCCAATGCTTCGACTTCGCCCAAACCGGGCGGCGCGTGGGTGCTGACGCTGCTGATTCTCGCCGGGCTCGTCGTCGGCGGCATCGTCGGCGAACTGCTCTTCCGACACTACGAAGGCCACGTCCCGGCGGGCCTGCTCGAAGCGTTTTCGTTCATCGGATCGACCGTCTTCATGGGCCTTTTGAAAATGGTCCTCGTGCCGCTCGTCGGCTCCAGCGTCGTCGTCGGCGTCGCCTCCATCGGCGACCCCGCCCAACTCGGTCGCGTCGGCGGGTGGACACTGCTCTACTACTTTTCCACGATGGCGATCGCCGTCATCCTCGGCGTCATCCTCGTCACCGCGCTGGCCCCCGGTGATCCGAATCACGACGGCACCGGCATCGGGGCCGCCATTATCCAGCAGGGCGAATCCGCCTACGCGCAGGAGTCGGGCTCCAAACGCGAGCACATCGAATCGACCGGCAAGGGCGGTATCCTCGGCGCATTCAAAAACATCGCGTCACAGATGATCCCCGACAACCCGCTCGGCGCGGCGGCCGACGGTCAGCTCCTGCCGGTCATCGCCTTCTCATTGGTCCTCGGCATCGTGCTGACCGTGATCGGCCCGGCGGGCAAGCCGCTGATCGCCGTCAGCGAAGCGCTCTTTGTCGCCATGATGAAACTCGTGGAGTGGATTCTCTGGCTCGCGCCAGTCGGCGTGACGGCGCTGGTGGCGTGGACGGTGGCGCGGATCGGGCTGGCGAGTCTGGGCGGGCCGCTGATGATCTATGTCATTACCGTGCTGGCGGGGCTTTTCATTCATGGCGTCATCACGCTGCCGTTGATTCTCTTCGTGTTCGGCCGGACGAATCCTTATGTGTTCATGAACCGGATGCGCGAGGCGCTGATGACGGCGTTCGGCACGGATTCGAGCAGCGCGACGCTGCCGGTCACGATCGAATGCGCCGAAAAGCTCGGCGGATGCTCCCGGCGGGCGAGCCGCTTCGTGCTCCCGCTGGGCGCGACGATCAACATGGACGGCACCGCGCTGTATGAAGCCGTCGCGGTCGTTTTTTTGTTTCAGTGCTACGGGATTCACCTGGGCCCCGTCGAACTGGGCATCATCGTCATCACCGCCACCCTCGCCGCCGTCGGCGCCGCGGGCATCCCCTCCGCCGGTTTGGTCACGATGGTCATCGTCGTCGAAGCGGTGAACAATTCACTGGGCGGCGAAAAACATTTACCTCTCGCGGCGGTGGGCATCATCCTCGGCATCGACCGCCTGCTGGATATGTGCCGCACCGTGGTCAACGTCTGGGGCGACGCCGTGGGCGCGAAGATCATTACGCGGATCGCGCCGGACAGCGAGTGAGCTATGCGTGACGACCGATTCAACGAAGCGATCCGCCTCATCGACGCCGAGAACGCGCAGGATCCGTCGCGCGAGTTGGAGGGCGACATCGGGTATCCGGCGGCGTTGCTCTATTCGATGCGGATGACGCAGGGACTGGCGGCGTTTGCGCCGGGGGCGGCGGAGCATTTGAAGATCGCGGCGAGGGCGCAGCACATTCGCCGATGGGACCGGCCGCGCGAGATGTATGAGCTGGACCGCAAGGGTTATCACCTTTGGCGCACGAGTCTGTATGAATATCACGCGGATGTGACGGAGAAAATCCTGCGGCAGGTCGGCTATGA
Above is a window of Planctomycetota bacterium DNA encoding:
- a CDS encoding cation:dicarboxylase symporter family transporter; the protein is MTDASNASTSPKPGGAWVLTLLILAGLVVGGIVGELLFRHYEGHVPAGLLEAFSFIGSTVFMGLLKMVLVPLVGSSVVVGVASIGDPAQLGRVGGWTLLYYFSTMAIAVILGVILVTALAPGDPNHDGTGIGAAIIQQGESAYAQESGSKREHIESTGKGGILGAFKNIASQMIPDNPLGAAADGQLLPVIAFSLVLGIVLTVIGPAGKPLIAVSEALFVAMMKLVEWILWLAPVGVTALVAWTVARIGLASLGGPLMIYVITVLAGLFIHGVITLPLILFVFGRTNPYVFMNRMREALMTAFGTDSSSATLPVTIECAEKLGGCSRRASRFVLPLGATINMDGTALYEAVAVVFLFQCYGIHLGPVELGIIVITATLAAVGAAGIPSAGLVTMVIVVEAVNNSLGGEKHLPLAAVGIILGIDRLLDMCRTVVNVWGDAVGAKIITRIAPDSE
- a CDS encoding DUF4202 family protein; this translates as MRDDRFNEAIRLIDAENAQDPSRELEGDIGYPAALLYSMRMTQGLAAFAPGAAEHLKIAARAQHIRRWDRPREMYELDRKGYHLWRTSLYEYHADVTEKILRQVGYDEATIGCVRDLLMKKRIKSDPDMQALEDVICLVFLRYYFDDFAAEHEDAKVITILQRTWNKMSETGHAAAMKLPLSEKAQRLISQALGSGL